A genomic window from Variovorax paradoxus includes:
- the rpe gene encoding ribulose-phosphate 3-epimerase, which yields MSTPFRIAPSILSADFAHLGKELTDVIAAGADWIHFDVMDNHYVPNLTFGPMICQALKPYAKTADGTPVPVDVHLMIQPVDALAASFAQAGADYISFHPDASPHTHRSIQAIKAAGCKAGLVFNPGLGLEALDWAIDDIDLILIMSVNPGFGGQSFIDSALRKIELARKRIEQSGRDIRLEVDGGIKADNIARVASAGADTFVAGSAIFNAKDYGAVITDMRKQLAGVVSA from the coding sequence ATGAGCACCCCGTTTCGCATCGCGCCCTCCATCCTGTCCGCCGACTTCGCGCACCTCGGCAAAGAACTGACCGACGTGATTGCGGCCGGCGCCGACTGGATCCATTTCGACGTGATGGACAACCATTACGTGCCGAACCTGACCTTCGGCCCGATGATCTGCCAGGCACTCAAGCCCTACGCCAAGACCGCCGACGGCACCCCGGTGCCCGTCGACGTGCACTTGATGATCCAGCCGGTTGACGCACTGGCGGCCTCTTTTGCGCAAGCGGGCGCTGACTACATCAGCTTCCACCCCGACGCCTCGCCCCACACGCACCGCAGCATCCAGGCCATCAAGGCGGCCGGCTGCAAGGCCGGGCTGGTGTTCAACCCCGGGCTGGGGCTCGAGGCGCTCGACTGGGCCATCGACGACATCGACCTGATCCTCATCATGAGCGTGAACCCCGGCTTCGGCGGCCAGAGCTTCATCGATTCGGCCCTGCGCAAGATCGAACTCGCGCGCAAGCGCATCGAGCAGAGCGGACGCGACATCCGCCTCGAGGTGGACGGCGGCATCAAGGCCGACAACATTGCGCGCGTGGCCTCGGCCGGCGCCGACACCTTCGTGGCGGGCAGCGCCATCTTCAACGCCAAGGACTACGGCGCCGTCATCACCGACATGCGCAAGCAGCTGGCCGGCGTCGTCAGCGCTTGA
- a CDS encoding transglutaminase-like domain-containing protein, whose translation MQIRIGFDIELGVTAPTAVIYMLQVHPSRAQDLQGGENITLSPPMATDHYQDSFGNNCARVHVPVGVSSVRLRNHAVVFDTGWPDPVDFSASEHAAADLPVETLPFVLPSRYCEVDGELLQFAWANFSNVAPGWSRVQAICDFVHRHLRFDYQNARATRTALEGFRERTGVCRDFAHLAITLCRCMNIPARYVTGYLGDIGIPPVRFPMDFSAWFEVYLGNRWHTFDARHNTPRIGRVVIARGRDAADVPITMVFGANTLQRFEVTTEEVLQ comes from the coding sequence ATGCAGATCAGGATCGGCTTCGACATCGAACTCGGCGTCACCGCCCCCACGGCGGTGATCTACATGCTGCAGGTGCACCCGTCGCGTGCCCAGGACCTGCAAGGCGGCGAGAACATCACCCTCAGCCCGCCGATGGCCACCGACCACTACCAGGACAGCTTCGGCAACAATTGCGCGCGCGTGCACGTTCCTGTCGGGGTGAGCAGCGTGCGTTTGCGCAACCACGCGGTGGTGTTCGACACCGGCTGGCCCGACCCGGTGGACTTCAGCGCCAGCGAGCATGCGGCGGCCGATCTGCCGGTGGAGACGCTGCCTTTCGTGCTGCCGAGCCGCTATTGCGAGGTCGACGGCGAACTGCTGCAGTTCGCCTGGGCCAACTTCTCGAACGTGGCGCCGGGCTGGTCGCGCGTGCAGGCAATCTGCGACTTCGTGCACCGGCATCTGCGCTTCGACTACCAGAATGCACGGGCCACGCGCACCGCTTTGGAGGGTTTTCGCGAGCGCACGGGCGTGTGCCGCGACTTCGCGCACCTTGCAATCACGCTGTGCCGCTGCATGAACATACCGGCGCGCTACGTCACGGGCTACCTCGGCGACATCGGCATTCCGCCGGTGCGCTTTCCGATGGACTTCAGCGCGTGGTTCGAGGTGTACCTGGGCAACCGCTGGCACACCTTCGACGCGCGGCACAACACGCCGCGCATAGGCCGCGTGGTGATCGCGCGCGGGCGCGACGCGGCGGACGTGCCGATCACGATGGTGTTCGGCGCGAACACGCTGCAGCGCTTCGAGGTGACGACGGAAGAAGTGCTGCAGTAG
- a CDS encoding succinylglutamate desuccinylase/aspartoacylase family protein has translation MSSDPSDPFAGIATDSLRIHAFASLNPGPRLLVMGGVHGDEVSGTLGIERILAEFEAGTLQLKRGELTLVPVANPLARRRLQREGERNLNRLFRPTEAPVDYEARVTNVLAPLIARHEVLLDLHSFQSEGEAFAMIGPRDNTGTLEPFARSFEEGQLALHIGTPIVVEGWLDIYAAGLAQRAGGTPADEAALDFGRGTNEYIRSRGGYGVTLECGQHLDPQAPEVAWRAIRRTLALLGMAALPEGLSGAPEQPPKLLRLASVTDRLHEEDSFVRDWATFDEVQRGEPIGMRHDGTLLSAPEDGFIVFPNAMALPGAEWFYFARPSERRLGPVAGTA, from the coding sequence ATGTCCTCCGATCCTTCAGATCCATTTGCCGGCATTGCCACCGACAGCCTGCGCATCCACGCCTTCGCCTCGCTGAACCCCGGTCCCCGGTTGCTCGTGATGGGCGGCGTGCATGGCGACGAAGTCTCCGGCACCCTGGGCATCGAGCGCATCCTGGCCGAGTTCGAGGCCGGCACGCTGCAATTGAAGCGCGGCGAGCTGACCCTGGTGCCCGTCGCCAATCCGCTCGCACGGCGCCGACTGCAGCGCGAGGGCGAGCGCAATCTCAACCGCCTGTTCCGCCCCACCGAAGCACCCGTCGACTACGAAGCCCGCGTGACCAACGTGCTGGCCCCGCTGATCGCGCGCCACGAGGTGCTGCTCGACCTGCATTCCTTCCAGAGCGAGGGCGAGGCCTTTGCCATGATCGGCCCGCGCGACAACACCGGCACGCTGGAGCCCTTCGCCCGTTCGTTTGAAGAGGGCCAGCTCGCGCTGCACATCGGCACGCCCATCGTGGTGGAGGGCTGGCTCGACATCTACGCCGCCGGCCTCGCGCAGCGCGCGGGCGGCACGCCGGCCGACGAGGCTGCGCTCGACTTCGGCCGCGGCACCAACGAATACATCCGCAGCCGCGGCGGCTATGGCGTCACGCTCGAATGCGGCCAGCACCTGGACCCGCAGGCCCCCGAAGTGGCGTGGCGCGCCATCCGCCGCACGCTTGCGCTGCTGGGCATGGCGGCGCTGCCCGAAGGGCTGTCGGGCGCGCCGGAACAGCCGCCCAAGCTGCTGCGCCTTGCCAGCGTGACCGACCGCCTGCACGAGGAAGACAGCTTCGTGCGCGACTGGGCCACCTTCGACGAAGTGCAGCGCGGCGAGCCCATCGGCATGCGCCACGACGGCACGCTGCTGAGCGCGCCCGAAGACGGCTTCATCGTGTTCCCCAACGCGATGGCGCTGCCGGGCGCCGAGTGGTTCTATTTCGCGCGCCCGAGCGAGCGCCGGCTCGGGCCGGTGGCCGGCACGGCCTGA
- a CDS encoding cytochrome c: MKKLLWPFAGITVLIIIAVLALALWPTTTRAIAAASDSNSKALIDKGRYLAQAGDCVACHTSPGGAPFAGGLPLASPIGAMYSTNITPDHDSGIGNYTLADFDRAVRHGIRIDGDSLYPAMPYPSYARMSDDDVRALYAFFMHGVAPAPSQPHPRGIAWPLSMRWPMALWRKAFAPQPDAVAFDAARYADMSVARGAYLVQGLGHCGSCHTPRAPTMQEKALDESSPEYLAGGPLIDGWVAVNLRGNPADGLGAWSVADIVAILRSARNASHAVVGGAMNDAIVHSTQHLSDDDLKAIAAFLKTLPPSAHAPSSFNADPATAKALWQGVNSTRGAELYVDNCAACHRSDGLGYVQVFPRIAGNSTVLAGDPSSVIRLILEGSKLPATRVAPSELGMPGFGWRLSDDEVAQLASFTRQSWGNKASAVQAAQVGKIRSAIEKERSAQAAPAR; this comes from the coding sequence ATGAAGAAACTTCTGTGGCCTTTCGCAGGCATCACCGTACTCATCATCATTGCAGTGCTGGCTCTTGCGCTGTGGCCCACGACCACGCGGGCCATCGCCGCCGCGTCCGACAGCAATTCGAAAGCCCTCATCGACAAGGGCCGCTACCTGGCCCAGGCGGGCGATTGCGTGGCCTGCCACACGTCGCCGGGCGGAGCGCCATTCGCTGGCGGGCTGCCGCTGGCTTCGCCCATCGGTGCGATGTACAGCACCAACATCACGCCCGATCACGACAGCGGCATCGGCAATTACACGCTCGCCGACTTCGATCGCGCGGTGCGCCACGGCATCCGGATCGACGGCGACTCGCTGTACCCCGCGATGCCTTATCCGTCGTATGCGCGCATGAGTGACGACGACGTTCGCGCGCTGTATGCCTTTTTCATGCATGGCGTGGCGCCGGCCCCGTCGCAACCGCATCCACGCGGCATTGCCTGGCCGCTGTCGATGCGCTGGCCAATGGCGCTGTGGCGCAAGGCATTCGCGCCGCAACCAGATGCCGTGGCCTTCGACGCCGCCCGCTATGCCGACATGTCGGTGGCGCGGGGTGCGTATCTGGTGCAGGGCCTGGGGCATTGCGGCAGTTGCCATACGCCGCGGGCGCCGACGATGCAGGAGAAGGCGCTGGACGAGTCCAGCCCCGAGTACCTGGCCGGCGGGCCGCTCATCGACGGATGGGTGGCGGTGAACCTGCGCGGCAATCCGGCGGACGGACTGGGCGCATGGTCCGTCGCTGACATCGTCGCGATCTTGCGCAGCGCGCGCAACGCGTCGCATGCGGTGGTCGGCGGTGCGATGAACGATGCCATCGTGCACAGCACGCAGCACCTGAGCGACGACGATCTGAAAGCGATTGCTGCATTCCTCAAGACGCTGCCGCCTTCGGCCCATGCGCCATCGTCGTTCAATGCCGACCCTGCAACCGCCAAGGCGCTGTGGCAGGGCGTCAACTCGACGCGCGGCGCCGAGCTGTACGTCGACAACTGCGCGGCCTGCCATCGCAGCGACGGCCTGGGCTACGTGCAGGTATTTCCGCGCATCGCCGGCAATTCCACCGTGCTGGCAGGCGACCCGAGTTCGGTGATCCGCCTGATCCTCGAAGGCAGCAAATTGCCCGCCACGCGTGTCGCGCCATCGGAGCTCGGCATGCCCGGCTTCGGCTGGCGCCTGTCGGACGACGAAGTGGCGCAGCTCGCAAGCTTCACGCGCCAGAGCTGGGGCAACAAGGCTTCGGCCGTGCAGGCCGCACAAGTCGGCAAGATCCGCAGCGCCATCGAGAAGGAGCGGTCCGCGCAGGCCGCTCCCGCGCGTTGA
- a CDS encoding gluconate 2-dehydrogenase subunit 3 family protein has product MTAPDSSQPPSSRRQLFKGLGAATLAVAVLPGCDTRQATAAQGEAPTSSPAPSTYSPRFFTAGEWAFVNAASARLIPNDASGPGAVEAGVPEYIDRQMDTPWATGKLWYMQGPFNADAPATMGYQSQLTPQQIYRLGIDAANGFVQKAQGKSFVQLAADAQDAALHEIESGKAVFEAVPAQLFFSMLLQNVREGFFADPVHGGNRGLAGWKLIGFPGARADFMDWVERDVKYPLPPVALSGQRG; this is encoded by the coding sequence GTGACCGCACCGGACTCATCGCAACCACCGTCATCGAGGCGCCAGTTGTTCAAGGGGTTGGGCGCAGCGACCCTCGCCGTCGCGGTGCTTCCCGGATGCGACACCCGGCAGGCAACCGCCGCGCAGGGTGAAGCGCCCACGAGCAGCCCGGCACCGAGCACCTATTCGCCGCGCTTCTTCACCGCAGGCGAGTGGGCCTTCGTCAACGCCGCCAGCGCGCGATTGATTCCGAACGACGCATCGGGTCCAGGGGCGGTGGAAGCCGGCGTGCCCGAGTACATCGATCGGCAGATGGACACACCCTGGGCCACCGGCAAGCTCTGGTACATGCAAGGGCCGTTCAACGCCGACGCACCGGCCACGATGGGTTATCAATCGCAGCTCACCCCGCAGCAGATCTATCGCCTGGGAATCGATGCCGCCAACGGCTTCGTGCAGAAGGCGCAGGGCAAATCCTTCGTGCAACTCGCAGCGGATGCGCAAGATGCGGCGCTGCATGAAATCGAATCGGGCAAGGCCGTGTTCGAAGCCGTGCCGGCCCAGCTGTTCTTCTCGATGCTGCTGCAGAACGTGCGCGAAGGCTTCTTCGCCGATCCGGTGCATGGCGGCAATCGCGGTCTCGCGGGCTGGAAGCTGATCGGGTTTCCCGGTGCGCGCGCCGACTTCATGGACTGGGTCGAGCGCGACGTGAAGTACCCGCTGCCACCCGTGGCCTTGAGCGGGCAGAGAGGCTGA
- a CDS encoding GMC family oxidoreductase yields MAGNTMKKADVVIVGFGWTGAIMAKELTEAGLNVVALERGPMQDTATDGVYPKVLDELTYNIRRKLFQDISRETVTIRHGVNDTALPYRQLGAFLPGTGVGGAGLHWSGVHFRVDPAELRLRSHYEERYGKKFIPEGMTIQDFGVSYEELEPHFDFAEKVFGTSGSAWTVAGQKVGEGKGGNPFAADRSHAFPLPAQKRTVSAQRFGDASAKLGYHPYDLPSANASGPYTNPYGCQMGPCNFCGYCSGYVCYNYSKASPNVNVLPALRQVPNFELRTHAHVLRVNLAADRRTATGVTYIDAQGREVEQPADIVVICAFQFHNVRLMLLSGIGTPYDPATGKGTVGRNFAYQNMATIKAFFDKDVHANPFIGAGGNGVAIDDFNADNFDHGPFGFVGGSPMWVNQAGVKPISGISLPEGAPGWGSAWKQAVADNYTHTMSMDAHGAHMSYHDNYLSLDPTYKDAWGLPLLRMTFDWKDNDVRMTRFMAEKMHGIAEAMGPKAVRVFVKNFGEHFDTTSYQTTHLNGGAIMGTDPGTSAVNRYLQSWDVHNVFVPGASAFPQGLGYNPTGLVAALTYWSAKAIRERYIARPAALA; encoded by the coding sequence ATGGCCGGCAACACGATGAAGAAAGCCGACGTGGTGATCGTCGGCTTCGGCTGGACCGGCGCGATCATGGCCAAGGAGTTGACCGAGGCCGGCCTGAACGTGGTCGCGCTCGAGCGCGGCCCGATGCAGGACACGGCCACCGACGGTGTCTACCCCAAGGTGCTGGACGAGCTCACCTACAACATCCGCCGCAAGCTGTTCCAGGACATCTCGCGCGAAACGGTGACGATCCGCCACGGCGTGAACGACACGGCGCTGCCCTATCGGCAGCTGGGTGCTTTCCTGCCCGGCACCGGTGTCGGTGGCGCGGGGCTGCACTGGTCGGGCGTGCATTTCCGCGTCGACCCCGCCGAACTGCGCCTGCGCAGCCATTACGAAGAACGCTACGGCAAGAAGTTCATTCCCGAGGGCATGACGATCCAGGACTTCGGCGTCAGCTACGAAGAGCTGGAGCCGCATTTCGACTTTGCTGAAAAGGTGTTCGGCACATCGGGTAGTGCATGGACCGTGGCCGGCCAGAAAGTGGGAGAAGGCAAGGGCGGCAACCCGTTTGCGGCCGACCGCTCGCACGCCTTTCCGTTGCCCGCGCAGAAGCGCACGGTGTCGGCGCAACGCTTCGGCGATGCCTCGGCGAAGCTGGGCTATCACCCCTATGACCTGCCATCGGCCAACGCTTCGGGGCCGTATACCAATCCGTACGGCTGCCAGATGGGGCCGTGCAATTTCTGCGGCTACTGCAGTGGCTATGTCTGCTACAACTATTCGAAGGCCTCGCCCAACGTCAACGTGCTGCCGGCACTGCGCCAGGTGCCGAACTTCGAACTGCGCACGCATGCGCACGTGCTGCGCGTGAACCTCGCGGCCGATCGCCGCACCGCCACCGGCGTTACCTACATCGATGCGCAAGGGCGCGAGGTGGAGCAGCCGGCGGACATCGTCGTCATCTGCGCGTTCCAGTTCCACAACGTGCGGCTGATGCTGCTGTCGGGCATCGGCACGCCCTACGACCCGGCGACCGGCAAGGGCACCGTCGGGCGCAACTTCGCCTACCAGAACATGGCGACGATCAAGGCCTTCTTCGACAAGGACGTGCACGCCAACCCCTTCATCGGCGCGGGCGGCAACGGCGTGGCGATCGATGACTTCAATGCCGACAACTTCGACCACGGCCCGTTCGGCTTTGTCGGCGGTTCGCCGATGTGGGTCAACCAGGCCGGCGTGAAGCCGATCAGCGGCATCTCGCTGCCCGAGGGCGCGCCCGGCTGGGGCAGCGCGTGGAAGCAGGCCGTTGCCGACAACTACACGCACACGATGTCGATGGATGCGCATGGCGCGCACATGAGCTACCACGACAACTACCTGAGCCTGGACCCGACCTACAAGGACGCCTGGGGCCTGCCGCTGCTGCGCATGACCTTCGACTGGAAGGACAACGACGTCCGCATGACCCGCTTCATGGCCGAGAAGATGCACGGCATCGCGGAGGCGATGGGCCCGAAGGCCGTACGCGTGTTCGTCAAGAACTTCGGCGAGCACTTCGACACGACCAGCTACCAGACCACCCATCTCAACGGCGGCGCGATCATGGGCACCGACCCGGGCACCAGCGCGGTCAACCGCTACTTGCAGAGTTGGGACGTGCACAACGTCTTCGTGCCCGGCGCGTCGGCCTTCCCGCAGGGGCTGGGCTACAACCCGACCGGCCTGGTGGCGGCGCTGACCTACTGGTCGGCCAAGGCGATCCGCGAGCGCTACATCGCCAGGCCCGCGGCGCTGGCCTGA
- the ku gene encoding non-homologous end joining protein Ku, whose amino-acid sequence MPVSKKAPAPRVLWKGAISFGLVHIPVALYSATTDHGIDFDWLDKRTMDPVGYKRINKKTGKEIAREQIVKGVEYEDGEYVVISDKEIAAAYPKTTQTIEIETFVPANGIPFVYLERPYYVAPINRGAKVYALLRETLQRSGRVGVARVVIQTKQHLAVLVPVGPGLVLNLLRWGADIRPWTDLPLPSEDAKKAGLSERELKMAKQLVDDMSADWDPNEFKDEFKDEILRLVDKKVKAGQTETVTQPEPEEEQSTEGRGAKIIDLTELLQRSLRGKAKAAGEEEAPPPKAAAKKRKPAAKTAARKAPVRHRRAA is encoded by the coding sequence ATGCCAGTCTCGAAAAAAGCCCCCGCACCGCGCGTCCTGTGGAAGGGCGCCATCAGCTTCGGCCTCGTCCACATTCCGGTGGCGCTGTATTCAGCCACCACCGACCACGGCATCGATTTCGACTGGCTCGACAAGCGGACCATGGACCCGGTCGGCTACAAGCGCATCAACAAGAAGACCGGCAAGGAAATCGCGCGCGAGCAGATCGTGAAGGGCGTCGAATACGAGGACGGCGAGTACGTGGTGATCAGCGACAAGGAGATCGCGGCCGCCTACCCCAAGACCACGCAGACCATCGAGATCGAGACCTTCGTGCCGGCCAACGGCATTCCCTTCGTGTACCTGGAGCGGCCCTACTACGTGGCACCGATCAATCGCGGCGCCAAGGTGTATGCGCTGCTGCGCGAAACCCTGCAGCGCAGCGGGCGCGTGGGCGTGGCGCGCGTCGTCATCCAGACCAAGCAGCACCTCGCCGTGCTGGTGCCAGTCGGCCCCGGCCTCGTGCTGAACCTGCTGCGCTGGGGCGCCGACATCCGCCCGTGGACCGACCTGCCGCTGCCCTCCGAAGACGCGAAGAAGGCCGGGCTGAGCGAGCGCGAGCTCAAGATGGCGAAGCAACTGGTCGACGACATGAGCGCCGACTGGGACCCGAACGAATTCAAGGACGAGTTCAAGGACGAGATCCTGCGGCTTGTCGACAAGAAGGTGAAGGCCGGCCAGACCGAGACCGTGACGCAGCCCGAGCCTGAAGAAGAGCAGTCCACCGAAGGCCGCGGCGCCAAGATCATCGACCTGACCGAACTGCTGCAGCGCAGCCTGCGCGGCAAGGCGAAGGCTGCCGGCGAAGAAGAAGCTCCCCCACCCAAGGCTGCGGCGAAGAAGCGCAAGCCCGCCGCCAAGACAGCAGCGCGCAAGGCCCCGGTCCGCCATCGCCGCGCAGCCTGA
- the ligD gene encoding DNA ligase D, which translates to MGTTASTARKALARYHGKRDFTRTPEPKAGGRNGKGVLSFVIQKHHASHLHYDFRLELDGTLKSWAVPKGPCLDPTVKRMAVHVEDHPISYAGFEGTIPPKQYGAGTVIVWDRGDWLPDGDARKALAAGKLKFELRGEKLHGHWTLVRMHGKGDEKHEPWLLIKERDGDARALDDYDVLEEQPASVITGRGVDEVDQLPKKAATKKAPAKKTALPATFQPQLATLAASPPPSPNDWLYELKFDGYRLLACIDKGKVRCFTRNGHDWTAKLPTLAKALAKLPTDSAWLDGEITVDGENGAPDFQALQNAFDSGATSSIVYWLFDAPFLDGEDLRDMPVEERRARLAQLLGKKPPAPLRLSEAFDASPRDLLASSARIGFEGIVGKRKGSPYVSRRSPDWIKLKNQQRQEFVIGGYTTPKGTRTGFGSLLLGVHDEATGRLRYCGNVGTGFDANRLADIKTKLDRLSTDDCPFTPTPRGIKAQWVKPSLVAEVSFGEWTREDRVRQAVFQGLRADKPARDIRRERPEEEKRKSTPMSQQKITHADRVIDKHSGITKGELAAYYDGVAKLMLPHLRGRPVSLVRAPEGVGGELFFQKHLQNREIPGVRLLDPALDPGHEPLLQIDTKQGLLGAAQMNVIELHTWNATSRAIGKPDRMTFDLDPGEGVAWPQIQEAAMLVRTLLDELGLPSFLKTSGGKGLHVVVPIRRQYDWDAVKGFSQAVVAHLAQTIPARFVAKSGPRNRVGKVFVDYLRNGFGATTVSAWSARSRPGLGVSVPLAWEELPELTSAAQWTVANAAQRFDIGNKPWAAMERSRKGLAAAMKLLGYKAGVMR; encoded by the coding sequence ATGGGCACCACCGCATCGACCGCGCGCAAGGCGCTGGCGCGCTACCACGGCAAGCGCGATTTCACCCGCACGCCCGAGCCCAAGGCCGGCGGCAGGAATGGCAAGGGCGTGCTGTCCTTCGTCATCCAGAAGCACCACGCGAGCCATCTGCACTACGACTTCAGGCTCGAACTCGACGGCACGCTCAAGAGCTGGGCCGTGCCGAAGGGGCCGTGCCTCGATCCGACCGTGAAGCGCATGGCCGTGCACGTCGAAGACCACCCGATCTCGTACGCCGGCTTCGAGGGCACCATCCCGCCGAAGCAGTACGGCGCGGGCACCGTCATCGTCTGGGACCGCGGCGACTGGCTGCCCGACGGCGATGCGCGCAAGGCGCTCGCGGCCGGCAAGCTCAAGTTCGAGCTGCGCGGCGAGAAGCTGCACGGCCACTGGACGCTGGTGCGCATGCACGGCAAGGGCGACGAGAAGCACGAGCCCTGGCTGCTCATCAAGGAGCGCGACGGCGATGCGCGTGCGCTCGACGACTACGACGTGCTCGAAGAACAACCGGCCAGCGTGATCACCGGGCGCGGCGTGGACGAGGTGGACCAGCTGCCGAAGAAAGCCGCAACGAAGAAGGCGCCCGCAAAGAAGACAGCACTCCCCGCCACCTTTCAGCCACAGCTCGCCACGCTCGCAGCCTCGCCACCGCCGTCCCCCAACGACTGGCTCTACGAGCTCAAGTTCGACGGCTACCGCCTGCTCGCGTGCATCGACAAGGGCAAGGTCCGCTGCTTCACTCGCAATGGCCATGACTGGACCGCGAAGCTGCCCACGCTCGCCAAGGCCCTCGCGAAGCTGCCTACCGACTCGGCCTGGCTCGACGGCGAGATCACCGTCGATGGCGAAAACGGCGCGCCCGACTTTCAGGCGCTGCAGAACGCCTTCGACAGCGGCGCGACATCGTCCATCGTCTACTGGCTGTTCGACGCGCCTTTTCTCGACGGCGAAGACCTGCGCGACATGCCGGTCGAGGAGCGCCGCGCACGGCTCGCGCAGCTGCTCGGCAAGAAGCCGCCCGCACCACTGCGCCTGAGCGAAGCCTTCGACGCCTCGCCGCGCGACCTGCTCGCGTCGTCGGCGCGCATCGGCTTCGAGGGCATTGTCGGCAAGCGCAAGGGCTCGCCGTATGTGTCGCGCCGCTCGCCCGACTGGATCAAGCTCAAGAACCAGCAGCGCCAGGAATTCGTGATCGGCGGCTACACCACGCCCAAGGGCACGCGCACGGGCTTCGGCTCGTTGCTGCTCGGCGTGCACGACGAGGCCACCGGGCGCCTGCGCTACTGCGGCAACGTCGGCACGGGCTTCGACGCCAATCGCCTCGCCGACATCAAGACGAAGCTCGACAGACTGTCCACCGACGACTGCCCGTTCACGCCCACGCCGCGCGGCATCAAGGCGCAGTGGGTCAAGCCATCACTCGTGGCCGAGGTCTCGTTCGGCGAGTGGACGCGCGAAGACCGCGTGCGCCAGGCCGTCTTTCAAGGCCTGCGCGCCGACAAGCCCGCTCGCGACATCCGCCGCGAGCGGCCGGAGGAAGAAAAGAGAAAGAGCACCCCCATGTCCCAGCAGAAGATCACCCACGCCGACCGCGTGATCGACAAGCACAGCGGCATCACCAAGGGCGAGCTCGCCGCCTACTACGACGGCGTGGCCAAGCTCATGCTGCCGCACCTGCGCGGCCGGCCGGTGTCGCTGGTGCGCGCGCCCGAGGGCGTGGGCGGCGAGCTGTTCTTCCAGAAGCACCTGCAGAACCGCGAGATTCCCGGCGTGCGCCTGCTCGATCCCGCGCTGGACCCGGGCCACGAGCCGCTGCTGCAGATCGACACGAAGCAGGGCCTGCTCGGCGCCGCGCAGATGAACGTCATCGAGCTGCACACCTGGAACGCCACCTCGCGCGCCATCGGCAAGCCCGACCGCATGACCTTCGACCTCGACCCCGGCGAAGGCGTGGCATGGCCGCAGATACAGGAGGCCGCGATGCTGGTGCGCACGCTGCTCGACGAACTGGGCCTGCCTTCGTTCCTGAAGACCAGCGGCGGCAAGGGGCTGCACGTGGTCGTGCCCATCCGGCGCCAGTACGACTGGGACGCCGTCAAGGGCTTCTCGCAGGCCGTGGTGGCGCATCTCGCGCAGACCATTCCGGCGCGCTTCGTCGCCAAGAGCGGGCCGCGCAACCGCGTGGGCAAGGTCTTCGTCGACTACCTGCGCAACGGCTTCGGCGCGACCACCGTCAGCGCGTGGTCGGCGCGTTCGCGCCCGGGGCTGGGTGTGTCGGTGCCGCTTGCGTGGGAAGAGTTGCCGGAGCTCACGAGCGCTGCGCAATGGACAGTCGCCAACGCGGCGCAGCGCTTCGACATCGGCAACAAGCCCTGGGCCGCGATGGAGCGCAGCCGCAAGGGCCTCGCTGCCGCGATGAAGTTGCTCGGCTATAAAGCCGGAGTGATGCGCTGA